A DNA window from Citrobacter tructae contains the following coding sequences:
- the ymdB gene encoding O-acetyl-ADP-ribose deacetylase, with product MQSRVHVLQGDITTIAVDVIVNAANSSLLGGGGVDGAIHRAAGPALLEACKQVIQQQGECPTGHAVITLAGNLPAKAVIHTVGPVWQGGDHHEAERLEDAYLNTLQLALANGYQSIAFPAISTGVYGYPRAAAAEIAVNTVLKFTTRRALPEHIYFVCFDEEMAQLYTRLLTQQGDDNLA from the coding sequence ATGCAATCGCGTGTTCACGTATTACAGGGCGACATTACGACGATCGCTGTTGATGTGATCGTCAATGCCGCCAATTCGTCACTATTGGGAGGCGGCGGCGTGGATGGAGCCATTCATCGTGCTGCCGGTCCTGCACTGTTGGAAGCCTGCAAACAGGTTATCCAGCAGCAGGGAGAATGTCCGACTGGCCATGCGGTGATCACTCTGGCGGGTAATCTTCCTGCTAAGGCGGTGATCCATACCGTGGGACCGGTGTGGCAAGGGGGCGATCATCATGAAGCTGAACGGCTCGAAGATGCTTATTTAAATACGTTGCAACTGGCTTTAGCCAATGGCTATCAATCCATTGCTTTCCCAGCGATCAGTACTGGAGTGTATGGTTACCCGCGCGCTGCAGCAGCAGAGATAGCCGTGAATACGGTGTTGAAGTTTACGACTCGCCGTGCGTTACCGGAGCACATTTACTTCGTGTGTTTTGATGAAGAAATGGCCCAACTTTATACACGATTACTCACCCAGCAGGGTGATGATAACCTGGCCTGA
- a CDS encoding type 1 fimbrial protein, which translates to MCTLANRILSIGIGVFSLFTVSVSAQQITNGGIIHFRGEIVEPPCEVNTHQQQIEMSCIRDGKTHSSRFNTQQVMMPPQSVKQIAAVKMHYLNEQKNLAILNIEYK; encoded by the coding sequence ATGTGCACTTTAGCGAACAGAATTCTAAGTATTGGTATAGGTGTTTTTTCTCTTTTTACGGTCTCGGTAAGCGCTCAACAAATCACAAATGGTGGGATTATTCATTTTCGCGGCGAAATAGTGGAACCGCCTTGTGAAGTCAATACCCATCAACAACAGATTGAAATGTCATGTATACGTGACGGCAAAACGCACAGTAGCCGCTTTAACACGCAACAGGTGATGATGCCCCCCCAGAGTGTTAAGCAAATAGCTGCGGTGAAAATGCATTATCTCAACGAGCAAAAAAATCTCGCTATTCTTAACATTGAATATAAATGA